The DNA segment TGGAATATCTTGTATGATGGTATCTTACCCTACGCTGATAAAGTCTTTAGAAGCATACGAAAAGCTGATTCATGTCATAGACAGTTAGAGTCTTCGTCTAGTTATAAATCAGCTTTTTATTATGTTATTTGGCAATACGGTAGATGGTTTCCATATCCTGTCTGTTCAAAACACGGAAACAACCAATGGTTCGTTCATCCTCAAAGCTGCACTTCCACGCCAGCTTACGGATATCATCTTCCTGCAGATCAATTCCCATTTCATGTATGGATGTCGGCATCCCGATTTCTTTGAAGAATTGCTCTGTTGCCTCAATTCCTGCAAGTGCACAGGCTGTATCATCTTCTTCGCTGATGCCCATAACATTTCTGGCGTATTGTGCAAAACGTGATGGCTGTTCCTTATAGACATAACGTGCCCAGCTGCCCCAAATTGCTGCCAGCCCTGCGCCATGGGCTACCTGAAACATACCGCTCAGCTCATGCTCCAGCTGATGACACGCCCAGTCTCCAAAGCCGCGGCTTCCGGTGATATCATTATGGGACAGGCTTCCCGCCCACATCACCTCAGCACGTGATTCATAATTGTCCGGCTCCTTCATCAGGATGCGTGAATGCTTCATCACCGTACGCATCAGACTTTCCGCAAAACCATCAGTGATATCCATCATATCCTTTTTTATGAAATAGCGTTCCATCGTATGCAGGATAATATCCGTACATCCGCTTGCCGTCTGGTAGTACGGAAGCGTCATTGTCAGCTCCGGATTCATGACTGCAAACCGGCAGCGTCCATAATCAGAGCTAAGTCCCCGTTTCAGCCAGCCGTCCTCGTTGGTTATCACACTGGAATTACTCATTTCACTGCCAGCTGCCGCAATCGTTAAAATTGCCCCGATGGGCAGACAGCCTGTGACCTTCTTCTTTCTCGCATAATACTCCCAGACATCACCCTCATTCACAACACCATAGCCAATACCCTTGGCAGAATCAATCACACTGCCTCCTCCCACGGCAAGGATGAAATCAACCTGTTCCTTTTTTGCCAGCTCGATTCCTTCCCGCACTTTGGATAGCTGCGGATTCGGTACAACACCTCCCAAAGTGACATAAGAGATTCCTGCTTTTTCTATCGCTTCTAAAACCCGTGAAAGCAGACCGCTGTTCACAGCACTTTGTCCGCCATAGTGCACCAATACCTTATGACAGCCCTCCTGCTTCAATATAGTCCCGATGCGTTCCTCCTCCTTGCGTCCGAAAAAAACGCGCGTAGGTGCATAGAATGTAAAATTGCCCATAGCTTACCTCCTGTATATGTCCTAAGTTTACAACGAATCCGCATGATACGCAAGCTGCTTTCACAAGTTGAAAAAAAGCAGTTTTCCATTGAATGATAACGGACATTCCTTCCATATTTCCAAAATGCAAATAAAGTAATGTCATGCAGATGCATAAAACCGTGGTGTTCATCCAGAATAAAATCATGATAATTACCGAAATCTTCCTTTAGCTGCTATCAGCTTGCTGTACATCTAATACCTTCATTTCCTGTATAACGTTAACAATTTTTTGCCTATCAGAAGTTTGTGTAGCCTGCAGACGCAAGGATGCTGAAGGCATCCAGTTGTTAAGGAAAGAGAGTATATAATTGCGCTACATATCACCTCTTTCCCCTTTTATCTGCATCTAAAGACTGTTATAATACACCTAGAGATGAGGAGCTGATCTTATGAAGCGATTGCCGATTGGAATTGAGAACTTTAAGGAATTGATTGATCATAACTATTATTATGTTGATAAAACAATGTTTATCCAAGATGTATGCAATGAAAAAGTAATTTTATATACAAGACCCCGCCGATTTCACCGAAATAGTGTCGATACCTTTGGTATCCGACAAGAGGCGCGCTAGTAGCGGGCAAAACTCTCAACATGAGTATGCTTTATTATTTCTTTTCCATTAGGCAGAAAGAAAATGCTTATCTTTTTAATGGGCTTGAAATATCAAAGTGCATGGATGTAGTTTCATATCAGAATCAGTTTCCGGTAATTTTTATAACCTTAAAGGATATGAAAAACAGCTCCTTCGATAAGCAGCTGGTTATGTTTTCCTTATTGATTCAGGAAATTATAAGTAATCATCAGGAGCTTCTAACCAGCGATAACATCAATAGCATTGAAAAAGAGCGAATTGCACGATTGTATCGGGGTGTACAAAATGAAGTAGAATTACAAAATGCCTTAAAATTCATTGTGAGCTGTCTATATCATCATTATAGGAAAAAGGTCATTCTTCTGATTGACGAATATGATGTTCCCTTACAGAATGCCTATTTGAATGGGTATTATGATGAGATGGTGAATTTTCTCAGAAATGTATTCAGTGCAGCTTTTAAGACAAATGATGCGTTGGAAAAAGGGGTGCTCACAGGCTGTTTGAGAATCGCAAAAGAGTCAATTTTCACCGGTCTGAACAATTTTAGGGTGGTTTCTATTTTCGATGAAATCTCCAATCAGCGCTTTGGCTTTACGCAGCCAGAAATTGATATGATGCTGCAGGATTATCAGCGGAAGGATTACCAAAAGCAAATGAAGGAATGGTATGATGGTTATCAATTCGGTGGCTGTGATATCTACAATCCATGGAGTGCCTTGATGTATGTGGATAAATTAGCGAATACAAGCAGAAGGGAGCCGGAATCCTTCTGGGCGAATACTAGCGGTAATGATATCATTTACCGTTACATAAAAGAAGCGAACCCAAAAATGCGGGATGAATTTGATATTCTGGCAGCTGGAGGAATGATTGAAAAGGCAATTAAGGATGATATAACCTACAGGGAGATGGATCAGATCAGTAATGTATACAGCTTTTTGTTGTATACAGGCTACTTAAAGGCTATCCGCTGTCTGGATGAAGATAAGCGGATTTATCAGTTAATGATACCAAACAAGGAAATTAAGCGGGTGTTTCTGTCCATATTCAGTGAATGGTTTGACGAGCAGGTGGAGCACAGCGGCAATTCCTTTGTGGAGGCTCTGATGAAGGAAGATCTAATACAGGCAGCAGATATTCTAAACAATATCCTGTTTCAATCCATCAGTTATTTTGATTATGACGAAAAATTCTATCACGGTCTGTTAATAGGAATGCTGAGTGAATATCAGACAGTGTCCAATGGGGAAGCCGGACTTGGTAGATTTGACATAGCAATCCTTCCACTCAGCCGGATGTCTAGAGGTGTGGTACTGGAATTGAAGGTCGCAAAGCAGGAGGAGGATTTGCAGAAGCTATCGGAAGAAGCTTGCAGGCAGATAAGAGACATGAAATATATTGAGGGCTTACAGAAGAAGGGATATGAGGATATTCTCGGATATGGCGTTGCTTTCTATAAGAAATCCTGCATAATTACAGCGCTTTAAGATGTATCCTAATCGTAAGGCTGCAGAAAATTTACAAAATGAAAAAGAAGGATCATGACACAGAAATGCGTCTCTCCTTCTTTTTATATACTTCTCCATATGAGTATGATGATATTTTACACAAATTTCTTACCTTACGGCAAGCCTATCATATACACTGGCAAGTGGACATAGGTCTTATCTATTGTATCAATTGAATTTTTCCCACAGACCAAACAGAAAAATGAAGAATACAATAAGCGGCAGCACATAGGATACGTAGCCTCTTGCTTTTTCAGGAAAACGCAGACCACTTCCGGCATTTGCCTCAGCCACAAAATTTTTCCATCCCCAACCAAGCTTTCTCGTACAGAAAAACAGAAAGACAAGAGAACCAAGCGGCATAATAACATTGGAGACAAGAAAATCCAGCAGATCCAGCACAGCACTACCTTCCCCGAAAGGCTGAAAACCGGACAGTATACTGAAGCCGATGGCACAGGGGATACTGCCAATCGCTATGATCACAAAATTTAAAAGAACACTTTTCCGTCTTGACCAGTTACATAAATCAATGGTGAAGGAAACGATGTTTTCAAATACCGCGATAATGGTGGAAAGTGCCGCAAAGTTCATAAAGATAAAGAACAGTGTTCCCCATAGCTGGCTGTTTGCCATTTCATTAAAAATATTCGGTAATGTCACAAACACAAGACCGGGGCCGCTATCCGGAGCAACACCGAAGGACATACAGGCAGGGAAAATAATCATGCCTGCCATAAATGCCACAAAGGTATCCAATGCCATAACGCGCACTCCCTCACCGCTTAAAGAATGCTTACGGTCAATATAGCTTCCAAATATCGCCATACCGCCCATACCGATACTCAGGGTGAAAAATGCCTGTCCCATTGCTGCATAAACCGCATTAAAAATACCATTTTTTATCAATTCATCAAAATTGGGAACCAGATAAAAGGAAACACCCTTCATCGCCCCATCCAGGCTCAAGGATTTCACAACCAGCAGAACCATGACTGCCAGCAGCAGCCCCATCATTCCTTTTGTGATTTTCTCCACGCCGTTTTGCAGTCCAAGTGCACAAACCCCACAGCCTATCGCCACGATCAGCAGCATCCAAAATAAGGAGGCTTGCGGATTCTGTTGCAACGAGGTAAACACCCCTTCCACCTCTTTTGGATTCAATCCGTTAAACTCACCGGATATCATTTTTGCGAAGTAGGCAAGCATCCAGCCGGATATCGTTGTATAAAACATAACAAGAAGATAATTTCCAGTCATTGCCACATAGGAAAAACGGTGCCATAGCTGACCGGGCTTTTCTAAAACGTGAAAGCTCCTAGCTACACTCTTTCCACTCCCTCGGCCTACTGAATATTCCATGACGATGATGGGAAGTCCCAGCAATACCAGAAAGAACAGATAGACAAGAACAAAAGCCCCGCCCCCATACTTTCCAACCATATAGGGAAAGCGCCATATATTGCCAAGTCCGATGGCACAGCCTGCCGACAGAAAGATAAAGCCCAGTCGTGAGGATAGTTTTTCTCTTTTATTTTCCATAATAACTCCTTTAATAACGTGCCCTGTGGGTAAAGTGCCCATGGGTAATGTGCACCGTGGGTAATGCATCCGGTGGATAAAGCATACTGTAGACAAAATACCCTGCGGATAAATGAACTATGCGATAACATTCCCAATGTGTAAAGTGCCCTGTGGGTAATGTGCCCTGTGGGTAATGTGCCCTGTGGGTAAAGACGCTCTCCATTGTAAAAGAAATTGTGAAGGAAGTCAAACGAAAAAAGCTATTATAATGTTCTGTATGCTATTCCATGCAAAATCTTCTATGTATATCAAGCTGTATATTCTTGCAAAGATAGAAACGATATAGTCCTGGTTACCTTATAATACATTTTGTATAAACACTTAGAGATAGCCAAACGGGAAGGATACACAGTGAATCAATAATACTGACCTCTTTTGCGTATAGCTCCTTATATTTTATCTGCCTGCCCTCCTAAAGAGATAGATATAACAGTAAAACATGCAGCAGAAAAAAACCAATTCCAGCACAGACCTTCTTCTGCTATTGTGAATTGGTTTTTCTTTATTATATTTATCCTTACGAAACGATTAGCACTTGATTATATAGCCATGGCAGCCAGTGTCGCATCACGCACTGCCTCGAGAGCCTGCGCAACGGAAGCTGCATCCCCAACTACACTCACCTGTTCCATACCGGATAATTCCTGTGCAAGTGCTGTATCACTGCGAGAACCAGTCGCATAAACCACATGAGTGAAATCATGACGGGTTATCTGTTCGCCGTGCACCTCCATGACAACCGTATGCTCATCCACAGATAACAGCTTTGTACCGGTCATAAGCTGCACATGCTCCTTTTGCAGGCGATCCATCAGCAGCACCCTTTCATTCACGACCATACCTGCCGCAATTTCATCCGTCATCTCAATCATGGTAAGATACAGCGGCCCGCGCTTATTATGCAACAAATGTTCGCATACCTCACAGCCTACCATACCTCCGCCGACAACCAGAACATTACCGCCAAGGATCAGCTGATCATTTCTCAATAGCTCCCATGCTCCGATGCCATGCTGTGCAAGGCCCGGTATTGGTGGTAATGCCTCCTTTGCCCCGGTTGCCACAATCACTGCATCATAAGCATCTGCCATCGCTTTTGTGAACTCTGTGCTTCTGCGTATATCTACGGACAGACGGCTCAGCTCATGCTCCAGATATACAATCCATTTACTAACCGGCTGTTTAAACGGCGGAACGCAGGCCAGCAGAATCTGCCCTCCCAAATGCTCACTCTTTTCAAACAGCGTAACCGTATGTCCCCGAAGGGCCAGTGTTCTTGCGGCAGCCATACCGGCAATACCGCCCCCGGCCACTGCAACCTTCTTCTTAATCGGTGCTGGAACCAGCTTCATTTCCAGTTCTTTTCCACAGGCAGGATTGATTACACAGCTTGCCGGATGCCGTTTTGTCTGTTCTCCTACACAGCCGATCACACAGCCGGTGCATGGCGCAATCTCATCGAATCTTTCCTCATGGGCTTTCTTAACAAGCGCAGCATCTGCCAGCAGGGCGCGTCCAAAAACAATGCCATCCACAGTCCCCTTATCCATCAGATCCATTGCCATACAAGGATCAAGAATCTTTCCAACCACGATAACAGGAACACTGCTTACCCTTCGTATTTTTTCAGCCTCAGCAACATTGACACCCTCATGCTCACCATGACTTGGAATGATCTT comes from the Erysipelotrichaceae bacterium 66202529 genome and includes:
- a CDS encoding sodium-dependent transporter: MENKREKLSSRLGFIFLSAGCAIGLGNIWRFPYMVGKYGGGAFVLVYLFFLVLLGLPIIVMEYSVGRGSGKSVARSFHVLEKPGQLWHRFSYVAMTGNYLLVMFYTTISGWMLAYFAKMISGEFNGLNPKEVEGVFTSLQQNPQASLFWMLLIVAIGCGVCALGLQNGVEKITKGMMGLLLAVMVLLVVKSLSLDGAMKGVSFYLVPNFDELIKNGIFNAVYAAMGQAFFTLSIGMGGMAIFGSYIDRKHSLSGEGVRVMALDTFVAFMAGMIIFPACMSFGVAPDSGPGLVFVTLPNIFNEMANSQLWGTLFFIFMNFAALSTIIAVFENIVSFTIDLCNWSRRKSVLLNFVIIAIGSIPCAIGFSILSGFQPFGEGSAVLDLLDFLVSNVIMPLGSLVFLFFCTRKLGWGWKNFVAEANAGSGLRFPEKARGYVSYVLPLIVFFIFLFGLWEKFN
- a CDS encoding AAA family ATPase gives rise to the protein MSMLYYFFSIRQKENAYLFNGLEISKCMDVVSYQNQFPVIFITLKDMKNSSFDKQLVMFSLLIQEIISNHQELLTSDNINSIEKERIARLYRGVQNEVELQNALKFIVSCLYHHYRKKVILLIDEYDVPLQNAYLNGYYDEMVNFLRNVFSAAFKTNDALEKGVLTGCLRIAKESIFTGLNNFRVVSIFDEISNQRFGFTQPEIDMMLQDYQRKDYQKQMKEWYDGYQFGGCDIYNPWSALMYVDKLANTSRREPESFWANTSGNDIIYRYIKEANPKMRDEFDILAAGGMIEKAIKDDITYREMDQISNVYSFLLYTGYLKAIRCLDEDKRIYQLMIPNKEIKRVFLSIFSEWFDEQVEHSGNSFVEALMKEDLIQAADILNNILFQSISYFDYDEKFYHGLLIGMLSEYQTVSNGEAGLGRFDIAILPLSRMSRGVVLELKVAKQEEDLQKLSEEACRQIRDMKYIEGLQKKGYEDILGYGVAFYKKSCIITAL
- a CDS encoding AAA family ATPase, which translates into the protein MKRLPIGIENFKELIDHNYYYVDKTMFIQDVCNEKVILYTRPRRFHRNSVDTFGIRQEAR
- a CDS encoding iron-containing alcohol dehydrogenase — encoded protein: MGNFTFYAPTRVFFGRKEEERIGTILKQEGCHKVLVHYGGQSAVNSGLLSRVLEAIEKAGISYVTLGGVVPNPQLSKVREGIELAKKEQVDFILAVGGGSVIDSAKGIGYGVVNEGDVWEYYARKKKVTGCLPIGAILTIAAAGSEMSNSSVITNEDGWLKRGLSSDYGRCRFAVMNPELTMTLPYYQTASGCTDIILHTMERYFIKKDMMDITDGFAESLMRTVMKHSRILMKEPDNYESRAEVMWAGSLSHNDITGSRGFGDWACHQLEHELSGMFQVAHGAGLAAIWGSWARYVYKEQPSRFAQYARNVMGISEEDDTACALAGIEATEQFFKEIGMPTSIHEMGIDLQEDDIRKLAWKCSFEDERTIGCFRVLNRQDMETIYRIAK
- a CDS encoding FAD-dependent oxidoreductase; the encoded protein is MNASKLFQPLQISTMKLRNATFMAPMSLGYESSDGCVNERMQEYWLERARGGVGCIILDALSVDPSVPYLGNTLCFRNEEAIASYKAFTDKIHEAGACIIPQITHPGPESISAFMGIPPLASSVYVNSMGQKTREVKLEELPHIIELYANASLQAKQAGFDGIELHCAHAYMLLGSFLSPMRNKRCDAYGGSLDNRARLLFEVIDAIKAACGKDFPIILRMSGDEKDAQGNTVEDMCYLVPKLIEHGIDAFEISGGTQYERPNKIIPSHGEHEGVNVAEAEKIRRVSSVPVIVVGKILDPCMAMDLMDKGTVDGIVFGRALLADAALVKKAHEERFDEIAPCTGCVIGCVGEQTKRHPASCVINPACGKELEMKLVPAPIKKKVAVAGGGIAGMAAARTLALRGHTVTLFEKSEHLGGQILLACVPPFKQPVSKWIVYLEHELSRLSVDIRRSTEFTKAMADAYDAVIVATGAKEALPPIPGLAQHGIGAWELLRNDQLILGGNVLVVGGGMVGCEVCEHLLHNKRGPLYLTMIEMTDEIAAGMVVNERVLLMDRLQKEHVQLMTGTKLLSVDEHTVVMEVHGEQITRHDFTHVVYATGSRSDTALAQELSGMEQVSVVGDAASVAQALEAVRDATLAAMAI